From the genome of Mugil cephalus isolate CIBA_MC_2020 chromosome 2, CIBA_Mcephalus_1.1, whole genome shotgun sequence, one region includes:
- the si:dkey-27j5.5 gene encoding dexamethasone-induced Ras-related protein 1: protein MDMGAISSGAPTTSIPVTHQLKCAGTDGPQFHGNADGQCAGSSKVLLAYKNASQHLNSSGIKAGLGILKAATSQWKQEKKTRSGAAVRQLSTSNSSHPCKRTPLDQLAALVLHGQTRQRDNGQGHRQDPVYSTKPQNCKRVVVLGAPRVGKTSILRRYLLDGFVDEYNPTSEDFLRKLFRIRGETYQIDILDASRERDFPAKRRLSILTGDIFLLVFSLDNRSSFEEVCALRTEILAAKSKLTRSSVTQHGAQPRVPLVVCANKVDLLESERDISREEVLRALGDDCAYFETSAKDSTNLEKVFETLARRGGLPTETGPSQHRKVSLRSYQAMRTGRAAGRESQMPGRDDPYGTLYPLARRPSFTTDLRQVTGPHKAGKPGKGLEKCHIQ, encoded by the exons ATGGACATGGGTGCCATATCCAGCGGCGCACCGACCACCTCCATCCCTGTTACGCACCAGCTCAAATGTGCCGGCACAGACGGTCCCCAGTTTCACGGTAACGCGGATGGACAGTGCGCCGGTTCCTCCAAAGTTCTACTGGCTTACAAAAACGCCTCGCAGCACCTGAATTCGTCGGGAATTAAAGCGGGATTGGGGATACTTAAAGCGGCCACATCTCAgtggaaacaggaaaagaaGACGCGTTCAGGGGCAGCTGTAAGGCAACTGTCCACTTCCAACAGCAGTCATCCTTGCAAGAGAACCCCACTGGATCAGCTGGCCGCTCTGGTACTCCACGGCCAAACCCGGCAGCGCGACAATGGACAAGGGCACCGGCAAGACCCCGTTTACTCCACAAAGCCTCAGAACTGTAAGCGAGTTGTGGTTCTTGGCGCGCCACGGGTTGGCAAGACCTCCATCTTAAGAAGATACCTTCTGGACGGATTTGTGGATGAGTACAACCCCACCTCTGAGGATTTCCTCAGGAAGCTGTTTCGCATTCGCGGGGAGACCTACCAAATTGACATCCTGGATGCGTCGAGGGAAAGGGACTTCCCGGCAAAACGGCGTCTGTCTATCCTCACTG gagacatttttcttcttgtattcAGCCTGGATAACCGGAGCTCATTCGAAGAGGTGTGCGCCCTGCGGACGGAGATCCTGGCTGCTAAATCCAAGCTCACCAGATCCTCTGTGACACAGCATGGCGCACAGCCACGCGTTCCCCTGGTCGTCTGCGCAAACAAGGTGGATCTCCTCGAATCAGAGAGAGACATCTCTCGGGAAGAGGTGCTCCGAGCCCTCGGCGACGACTGCGCCTATTTCGAAACGTCTGCAAAAGACAGCACTAACCTTGAAAAAGTATTTGAGACATTGGCGAGGCGGGGTGGGCTTCCAACGGAAACCGGGCCGTCTCAACACCGCAAAGTCTCCCTCCGCTCGTACCAGGCGATGCGGACTGGCCGTGCGGCGGGAAGGGAGAGTCAGATGCCGGGGCGAGATGATCCTTATGGCACCTTGTACCCACTTGCCCGTCGGCCGAGTTTTACCACTGATCTGCGTCAAGTCACTGGGCCACACAAGGCAGGGAAGCCCGGCAAAGGACTGGAGAAATGTCATATTCAGTGA